A section of the Planktothrix sp. FACHB-1365 genome encodes:
- the rd gene encoding rubredoxin, which translates to MKKYVCTVCGYTYDPGYGDPDGGIDPDTPFEEIPEDWICPLCQAEKKDFEVIEE; encoded by the coding sequence ATGAAAAAGTATGTTTGTACAGTCTGTGGCTATACCTATGATCCCGGATACGGTGATCCAGATGGGGGTATTGATCCAGATACACCGTTTGAAGAGATCCCCGAAGATTGGATTTGTCCGCTTTGCCAAGCTGAAAAAAAAGATTTTGAAGTAATAGAAGAATAG
- a CDS encoding polysaccharide deacetylase family protein: MKHPFHFKLQLAPFFPYLHPLLTPTFPRCLWTGDLSQPEICLTFDDGPHPDYTLELLKVLDSYQIPASFFWLGKSVERYPKIAQAVYQRGHWIGLHGYQHQSFPFLTEIELKNSLEKTQDAILKACGLEPEFVLDVRPPNGLFLPQTLTLLTSWGYRPVMWSVVPEDWVHPGVDVVTYRVIKQTRNGSIIVLHDGDYGGKDVAKTAEKIIPKLLEQNYQFVTIPKFWQSAKPMI; encoded by the coding sequence ATGAAACATCCTTTTCATTTTAAACTGCAATTGGCTCCCTTTTTTCCCTATTTACATCCGCTTTTAACCCCAACTTTTCCCCGTTGTTTATGGACGGGGGATTTATCTCAACCTGAAATTTGCTTAACCTTTGATGATGGGCCCCATCCAGACTATACTTTAGAATTATTAAAAGTTTTAGATTCCTATCAGATTCCAGCCAGTTTTTTTTGGTTAGGAAAATCGGTAGAACGCTATCCTAAAATTGCCCAAGCCGTCTATCAACGCGGTCATTGGATTGGATTACATGGTTATCAACATCAATCCTTCCCTTTCTTAACAGAAATAGAATTAAAAAATAGCTTAGAAAAAACCCAAGATGCTATTTTAAAAGCCTGTGGTCTTGAGCCTGAATTTGTCTTAGATGTCCGTCCTCCCAACGGATTATTTTTACCGCAAACATTGACTTTATTAACAAGCTGGGGATATCGTCCCGTGATGTGGAGTGTTGTACCGGAAGATTGGGTGCATCCTGGGGTTGATGTCGTGACTTATCGCGTGATCAAACAAACTCGAAATGGTTCAATTATTGTTCTCCATGATGGGGATTACGGGGGAAAAGATGTCGCAAAAACGGCTGAAAAAATTATTCCTAAACTATTAGAACAAAACTATCAATTTGTAACAATTCCTAAATTTTGGCAGTCAGCGAAACCGATGATATGA
- a CDS encoding S-layer homology domain-containing protein has protein sequence MKKKSYLPQLKLFIVVLLGVILTHKSLPLVYPVLAQNPKTFEDIKGHWAQNCIEELAQKNIVKGYYEDDTFRPDEPVNRAEFAAIISQAFPKIPKTEKAIDFVDVPTDYWAYKAIQNVNQRGFMSGYLGSIFNPLLNIPRVQALVALVNGLDYKPSQVSSQQLTQIFEDGSDIPEYAKKAIATATENWLVVNYPNVRRLNPNKPATRAEVATFVCQAISADQKQALVPTEYIARVAISEPSQAQSEPKPKPSTPAVTMQPQTTPPIESRPESYPEIKDLKVQKTAKLGDIKAELLADSDTTIQLMQIKITRKGDLVSEDVVTMATLAAPGVKTVKTGRVLDFKVLDLDNDKEPEILVDLLIDEDNNRKSYYSIIYRYSPIKKEYRDVQQKWGLTSYRLNTENLETPILIHYDQRFSQQFQAYTPELLPLQIFQYQFGEFQDVTQQYKEFLKEHNSVLLQEINKRRRLKQDLKAVVAAYLAQQYLLGDANAGWKTIEELYQNPDRNQFFPQLRQWLKKTGYTEGSS, from the coding sequence ATGAAAAAGAAATCTTACCTTCCCCAGCTTAAATTATTTATTGTTGTTCTTTTAGGAGTCATCTTAACTCATAAATCTTTACCCTTAGTTTATCCCGTTTTAGCCCAAAATCCTAAAACCTTTGAGGATATAAAAGGTCATTGGGCACAAAACTGTATTGAAGAATTAGCTCAAAAAAATATTGTTAAAGGCTATTATGAAGATGATACTTTTCGTCCCGATGAACCCGTAAATCGAGCAGAATTTGCAGCGATTATCAGTCAAGCTTTTCCTAAAATTCCTAAAACTGAAAAAGCCATTGATTTTGTGGATGTCCCTACGGATTATTGGGCTTATAAAGCCATCCAAAATGTTAATCAAAGAGGGTTTATGTCAGGATATTTAGGCAGTATTTTTAATCCGTTATTAAATATCCCTAGAGTACAAGCCTTAGTCGCCTTAGTTAATGGTTTAGATTATAAACCAAGTCAAGTTTCCTCTCAACAATTAACCCAAATATTTGAGGATGGGTCAGATATTCCTGAATATGCAAAAAAAGCGATCGCAACAGCAACAGAAAATTGGTTAGTCGTTAATTATCCCAATGTTCGACGATTAAACCCCAATAAACCGGCGACTCGTGCGGAAGTTGCGACTTTCGTTTGTCAAGCCATTTCCGCAGATCAAAAACAAGCTTTAGTTCCCACTGAATATATTGCTAGAGTAGCAATTTCTGAACCTTCACAAGCCCAGTCAGAACCCAAACCGAAACCATCAACCCCTGCGGTTACAATGCAACCCCAAACAACCCCTCCAATTGAATCCAGACCGGAATCCTATCCCGAAATTAAGGATTTAAAGGTACAAAAAACTGCAAAATTAGGGGATATTAAAGCTGAATTATTAGCAGATTCCGATACTACAATTCAGTTAATGCAAATTAAAATTACTAGAAAAGGAGATTTAGTCTCTGAAGATGTTGTGACAATGGCAACTTTAGCAGCACCGGGGGTTAAAACCGTTAAAACCGGGAGAGTCCTTGATTTTAAAGTGTTAGATTTAGATAATGATAAAGAACCTGAAATTTTAGTAGATTTATTAATTGATGAGGATAACAATCGTAAAAGTTACTATTCGATTATTTATCGATATAGCCCCATAAAAAAAGAATATCGAGATGTGCAACAAAAATGGGGTTTAACGTCCTATCGACTGAATACAGAGAACCTAGAAACCCCGATTTTGATTCATTATGATCAACGATTTAGCCAACAATTTCAAGCTTATACTCCAGAACTACTCCCGTTACAGATTTTTCAATATCAGTTTGGAGAATTTCAAGATGTAACTCAACAATATAAGGAGTTTCTCAAAGAGCATAACTCTGTTTTATTGCAAGAAATCAATAAACGTCGTCGCCTTAAACAAGATTTAAAAGCAGTGGTAGCCGCTTATTTAGCCCAACAGTATTTATTAGGTGACGCCAATGCAGGTTGGAAAACGATTGAAGAACTGTATCAAAACCCTGACAGAAATCAATTTTTTCCTCAACTTCGCCAATGGTTGAAAAAGACAGGATACACTGAAGGATCTTCATGA
- a CDS encoding class I SAM-dependent methyltransferase, producing MINAKLKPDWAGEDFLSQIVNVLIQTKPLYNLMKLQARQVLIKTAEKNGVQWRKTCQELDASGAKELLQSVTNPNIQYPDYYQVPFHAYDEGNLCWLAAFEAEPATKAMGLRVWPKEQITWETAEHRLRSSFHEILGKYCPERVENVLDIGCSVGMSTLPLHRYLVQKYGHNIRTVGLDLSPYMLAVAKVRDTQGEIAEWRQELAENTSFPDNSFDVVTLQFLLHELPNKPSRDIFQEAFRILRPGGCLAIVDNNPKSEVIQNLPPALFILMKSTEPWSDEYYTFDVEETLKQVGFDYKITLPSDPRHRTIIAIKP from the coding sequence ATGATTAACGCCAAACTAAAACCAGACTGGGCAGGAGAAGATTTTCTGTCTCAAATTGTTAACGTTTTAATTCAAACGAAACCGCTTTATAACTTAATGAAACTTCAAGCGAGACAAGTTTTAATTAAAACGGCTGAAAAAAATGGGGTTCAGTGGCGAAAAACTTGCCAAGAATTAGACGCATCGGGAGCTAAAGAACTTTTACAAAGTGTTACTAATCCTAATATTCAATATCCCGATTATTATCAAGTTCCCTTTCATGCTTATGATGAAGGAAATCTCTGTTGGTTAGCCGCCTTTGAAGCTGAACCTGCAACAAAAGCAATGGGTTTGCGAGTTTGGCCTAAAGAACAAATTACCTGGGAAACCGCAGAACATCGGTTACGGTCTAGCTTCCATGAAATCTTAGGTAAATATTGTCCTGAACGAGTGGAAAATGTGTTAGATATTGGTTGTTCTGTGGGGATGTCAACTCTGCCATTACATCGTTATTTAGTTCAAAAATACGGTCATAATATTAGAACAGTGGGGTTAGATTTATCACCTTATATGTTAGCGGTGGCAAAAGTTCGAGATACCCAGGGGGAAATCGCCGAATGGAGACAGGAACTCGCTGAAAATACCAGTTTTCCTGATAATAGTTTTGATGTTGTTACCCTGCAATTTCTATTACATGAACTCCCGAATAAACCCAGTCGAGATATTTTTCAAGAAGCCTTCAGAATTTTACGACCAGGCGGCTGTTTAGCCATTGTTGATAATAATCCGAAATCAGAAGTGATTCAGAATTTACCTCCAGCGTTATTTATTCTGATGAAAAGTACCGAACCCTGGAGTGATGAATACTATACGTTTGATGTGGAAGAAACCTTAAAACAGGTTGGGTTTGATTATAAAATTACCCTTCCCAGTGACCCTCGCCATCGGACAATTATTGCAATTAAACCCTAA